The nucleotide sequence AACGATTCAATTTTGGACAGTGACAAACTAGGTCAAGTCTGAACCCAAAAACAGTAAAGAAAAAACTTTCATCTGCCAAAATCAGAAAACAGAAATGAAAACAAATCCCACCCTGCTTTTATCTCCTTTTTTTCTCCACTACTTCCCACTATTTAGTAGAGGTCATATTAAGCAATTTTACAAGGTAGGAGCAtcaacagaaaacaaaaaagcgaaaaaacagaaaattgtAAAGACAGGtgaaacaagaacaaaaaaaaaaagataagaaaaaaatatgattttcatTTCTAAGGGTAAAGAAACAGTTCTCGGTCTTCTTAGGTACTAAAGCTCCTCCTTGCTTCAAAGCTTCACGGCACTCGTTCTCAAGAGATAACTTCTCTAGTTGCGTTTATGCTCAAGCCGTGAGCAGCATTGACTACTCTATCTAGCAACCATTTGCCACCACATCAACTGGTTTAGAAACAGATCCATTCTCATCAACCTTGACATTACCGGTAGTTTGAGCAACTGGAGTAGATTCCTTGTCAGCCGGCTCAGCAGTTGCAGATTTCTTTTTCTCATCCTCTGTACTATTCTCCTCACTTACCTATTGATTTTGTTCATTTAGATGTTAGAGGAAAGACTTAAGAGTTGTACACTGACTACAAAAGGTTTATAGTTGTTTTCCTGCTCTTACCTGTTTCTGGGTTTGCTGATGCTTGGCTTTCTTCTCCAAGATAGTCTTCTGTCGAACCTCATAGAAGGAAAGGTCATCCAAAATGCAAGTCTTGCTCGTATGCTCTTTAAAAATTTTCATAATCTTCACACCTTGCTCCAACTTGACCTATAACACAATCCCACAAAAGAAACATCAACACAAGAATCCAAATCGAGAACATAACTTGCAGAGATGTAAAAGCTCTACAGATCTGATACCTCTTGGGTGTCTCTAGAGTTAGTGACAGGCTTGTTCTCATTGTTCTCAAGGGTAATATGTTTCAGCAAACTGTTTGGAACATCCTTCACAATATGCCACTTGAGAGGGAAAGACCCTGTCCACTTGTCTTGCTGCCAGTAGTCCACATTTGTGTCGAAATCAACTGGTCCTGTCATTTCAGCAAGCCCAACAAATTGTCCACTTGCATTGacctgcaaaacaaaaaaaaaataacaggtTAGTATGGCTCAATAACATCAAATAAAGAGTACAAAAACCACTGCATTTGATTTAAGGATTATATACGCACcgagaaaaagagaaagatagGACAGCCTCCAGGTTTCTGCTGAGCTTCCTGGTATGCTGCAGCAAGCTTCTTGTTTCCATTTGGTGTACTAGCCCAAACATTATATTTGATGCTCTTGTGCACATCATCTTCACTGTAGGACTTGATGATAAAGAACATAGCATTCGCATAATCCACTGAGAAATCTTCTTTGTTGTACTGTTCTCTGTCAGGAACAATGCATGTGTTCTCCGTCTCCACAGCCTCGGCTACATTTGACTCGTTAGTCTGCTCCTTAACCTCTAAACTATCTTCTGAATTTCCCTTCTGGTTCTTTGTGCCCTTAGCTCTAGGTCCCCTGTTAAGTTCATTAAGACTATCTAGGTTGTTCTCATTTCCATAGTAGTAATTGTAACCCCTTCCAAAGCCTCTGTATTTGTTGTCTGTTGCACTCACCCATCCTCGTCCGTTTGTTCTTGAATCATACCCAGAAGAACCATAACCCATACCAGATCTCCCAGAGCTACCATAGTTACCATATAGCTTGCCTTGATACATCCTACTGTAGTATCCTTGAGTTGAACCGTAGCCTGTCATCGACGAAGGCTGGTGCACACCCTGCATAGAGAACATTGATTGAGGGCCAATCTTTACGCCAACAAAACAGACAATAGCGTAGTAGttaatacaaagaaaaaaagaaagatgtcATACCGTGTAGTTAGAATTTGAGCGGTAGTTTTGATTCCTCGATGAAGGCACACTGGTTGCCTTGGAATAGGAGGATGCAACTCCCCCGCCAGTAACAGGTCTCTGAACATCCGAATAACCAGTACCATAATATCCATCATAGTTAAACCTAGCATCCTGATAACCAGTACCAGCATAACCATTTCCATACAAATTGCTCGAGGTGTTGAATGCAGTCTGGTTGTTTGGTTTCCCTGCAGCGGATACATTGCTTCCTTTCGCCATACCAGCAGCAGATGCAACATTCTTGCTTTCCCCAGGTAGCGTCTTCACACCACCGGCTTTGTTTGGAGCGAGATCTCCCTGGGTAGGGGTAGCAAAAGGTCCAGTGGGAAAAAAGGCAGGATACTGGTACTGCTGGTGAGCTCCATAGAGCTGCCCATCTCCGGCAACCTGTGGAGCAGGGCTTGTTGCTGGCGAGTAAGGATACGCTGCATACCCATAACCCTGAGGATACACACAAGAGAAACATTATCTCCATAAATTCCCTTGTAAGAATAATCAGAACAAACGAAAGGCAAACTAAGCATAAACTTACAGAATTCATGTCAACACCGTCAGGAGTTTGGTAACCATTGTAATCGCTCCAGTCACCAGTCCCATATCCTGAACGTTTTAGAAACTTTGTTAAGCATAAACTTGTAATAATGTTAGATAAAGGGGGGTTGAGGATGAAGCTACCTACCATAGTAATAGGAGGGCTGCTGATACGCATTGGGAACATAACAAACTGAAGGGTCGACGGCATCACTGGGAAGCAACGGTGTCAAAGATCGGTCAAAGGAAGGAACTTGACCATTTAAATCCACTCCTCCATACTGGTAAACAGCAGTCtgcaaaaacatattaaatcacaaaagaaacaa is from Raphanus sativus cultivar WK10039 unplaced genomic scaffold, ASM80110v3 Scaffold0370, whole genome shotgun sequence and encodes:
- the LOC108830459 gene encoding YTH domain-containing protein ECT2, coding for MATVASPADQSADLLQNLSLDSQPKAASEIPEPTKKTAVYQYGGVDLNGQVPSFDRSLTPLLPSDAVDPSVCYVPNAYQQPSYYYGYGTGDWSDYNGYQTPDGVDMNSGYGYAAYPYSPATSPAPQVAGDGQLYGAHQQYQYPAFFPTGPFATPTQGDLAPNKAGGVKTLPGESKNVASAAGMAKGSNVSAAGKPNNQTAFNTSSNLYGNGYAGTGYQDARFNYDGYYGTGYSDVQRPVTGGGVASSYSKATSVPSSRNQNYRSNSNYTGVHQPSSMTGYGSTQGYYSRMYQGKLYGNYGSSGRSGMGYGSSGYDSRTNGRGWVSATDNKYRGFGRGYNYYYGNENNLDSLNELNRGPRAKGTKNQKGNSEDSLEVKEQTNESNVAEAVETENTCIVPDREQYNKEDFSVDYANAMFFIIKSYSEDDVHKSIKYNVWASTPNGNKKLAAAYQEAQQKPGGCPIFLFFSVNASGQFVGLAEMTGPVDFDTNVDYWQQDKWTGSFPLKWHIVKDVPNSLLKHITLENNENKPVTNSRDTQEVKLEQGVKIMKIFKEHTSKTCILDDLSFYEVRQKTILEKKAKHQQTQKQVSEENSTEDEKKKSATAEPADKESTPVAQTTGNVKVDENGSVSKPVDVVANGC